ATGCTTCGGTATTAAATGGTTGCATACTTAATTTAAGATTATCCCAACCTCTAAATTTTATATACTGCTCTTCCCATCTTGAAGTAAAATATTCATGTGCTCTTGCTTTTGTATTAACTGCAGTGATCGTATATTCGTCAAAAAGTCCAGCATTGTTTAAAATAGTATGAAAAATTTCATGACCCATCGTTAAATCTAACTGCTCAAGACTTACAAAAGTTCCTTTAGGTAAATAGATTCGCTGCCAAACTAATTTTCCTTTATTAGTTACCATTTCTGTAACACCCCATACTTGTTCTCCACTGCCATTAACTACCCTACTAATATTACTATTATAAATATAACCTTCATTTCGTAAATGTTGGCTAAGATCACTCGTTTCATCTACAATACGATAGGCTCCTCTTACAAACTGCCCTCTATATCTCGTATTATCTATCTTCTTTACTGTATCAATAGAGAAATCTGCTTTTGTACCTCCTTGTAGTGTATTATCATCACTTACCAGCATTTCATTAATACTGTATTGGTAAGAGTTACTTAATCTGTTTACTACCCAGCTAATGCCATTCACAATTCCTGCTGTGGCAGCACCAAACACCGCCCCTCTATACATCCCCGTAAAGAAATTCTGCCCATTAAACAACGCATCAATCCCCCCTGCAATACCTCCATTCATACTTCCGACGATGACCGCTCCATTAAATCCACTGGCAGACATTCCTCCGAGCAGTCCAGCGGTAGCTCCTCCTGTGATTGCTCCCATGAGCAGGCTTCTTGCAAAACCATTCCAGGACCAGTTTCCACTGATCAGGGATTTTATGATATATAATCCTCCGGCAACTGCTGTACCTAAAATGGCTCCCCAGAGTACAGGAGCAATATAAGCTAAGAAAAATCCGGCGACAAAATATTCACCACTCGGATCATTAAACATCAGCGGATTGTTCATGACATACCCATATTTATTGTAATTCTGGGTATTGGTAGGATCCTGAATGTTTTCATCAGCATTTAAAAACCTTCTTAACAGAGGATCATACAAACGACCATTCATGTGGATGATTCCTACTTCCATGAAATGCTCATGGCCGGTATATCCCCTATCGACAATAAGAGTCTTCGACAGGCTCAGAATGGTCGCTTTATCGGTAACAGCAGCTCCATTTCCAATTTGAAGGTGAGTGAAATTTCCCCATGCGTCAAAATGCCTTTGCTCTACTTTATTTCCTGCTTCATTACTGATGGCCAAAATACTACCGATGTAATCTTTATGTAAAAATTGGTAAGAACCGCTGCTCTCTGCAAAGTCTTTGAAATATACAATATTTGATTTATAAGGTGTCCCTCCGATATAAAGAATATGTTTTTCTTTTCCGGTTGTATTATCTTTTACCACTTCATAGCTTCCGTCTTCACTGTATATTTTGGTGAATGTACCTTCTCCGTCTGTACTAAAATTACCGCCATGGGTAACTCTTTGTCGCATACCCGTCAATCCGTATTGGAACGCAACATCTCCTTTTTCACCATCAATAAATACCGGATCGTTGTTTTCGTTGTACACAATACTCTGGATGAGATCACTATTATAATTCTGTGTTCCGGCTACATTTAAAGTCATTCCGGTTGGCTGGTAGAGCCTGGCAGCGTTTTCATATTTTATGGTTCCCACCTGATCATTTTCCAGAATTCTACCTCTGTGGTCATAGACATTTCGATTCGTAGATGGTTTTATTCCCGTTACAGGATTGGTCCAGTTGATCAATCGGTTATTGTCATCATAGTCAAATGATTCTGTGATATTAAAATCTCCTCCGGTTGTTCTGCTTTTCAGTTCATTCTTTAAACCATCAAATGAGTATGAAATTTGAAGAATACCTGGTTTTACTGCCGATGAATGATTGACATTTGTTAAGAATCCATTAGTATTATAGGTATTATTGATGTTTGCGGCTCCCAGTTTTGCTTTTAAAACCTGTCCCTTTGCATTTGTTTCCTGCAGTTGCCATAGGCTTTTGCCCGTTATTTTGTCTTTCACCTGGTACAGTTCACCATTCCAGGTACTGTATAGATTTTCTACCGTCACCTTGGTTAGCGTACCAGACGAATAGAGTTGCTTTTCGTAAGAAATTACTCTTCCTTTGTCATCATACGTAATACCTTTTCTTATGAAATACTTACCGTTACTGCTTTCAGACGAAGATATTAATCTCCCTTGAAGATCAGATACCACATTTGAACTGTAAGCCTTTCCGTTCGAGGTTCCGCCTTTTGCAGTCACTCTCCCTTTATGATCATAAGAGTATGAAATTTTTTTATGAGTCGCCTGCCCTCCGTCTGAAGTTGAAATTTCCGTATGAGAGGTCAGTTGACCTAATGTATTATAGGTATATTCTTTGATTCCTTTCGGGCTGATAATTTTCTTTGCTTGTCCGAAAGGATCATATTCATATTTGTATAATCCGTTAGAAGGATCATTGAATTCAGATTTTCTGCCCCAGGAATCATACCTGGTTATAATTGTATTTCCGGCATATTCGGCTTTAATTTGTTCTCCGGCTGCATTATATGAGAACATGACTGTTCCGCCTTTATCGGTACTTGAAATCAAATTATTCAGGGCATCCGTGGTTTTCGAGGTTGTTCTTCCATAACCATTAAGCTCTTTCACAGTGGTGATCAACCCGGAAACAGAAGTTTCCATTTGCTTACCATTAAACGAAGTAGCAGTTCCTTTAGCTGGATATACAGAGTCATCATAGGCAATCGTATTCCACTGAGAGGCAATTTGTCCTTCAAAATAAGGTTCAGATTCTTTGAGTTTTCTTCCTAAAGCATCATATTGGATATCCTTAGAAACATACTTCCCTTCACCTAAAGACTTAGTTGATGATTTATATTCCTGACCTAGTTTATTAGTGAATTTCTTTGAAATATCCCCATCCGCATCATATTGAGTAACGATGATGTTGGAATTATTATCTCTTTCGTACTGATAGGTGGTTGTTCCTTCCAGATTGGTTTTGGATCTCAAGAGCTTACCCCATGCATCAAAAGTGTTGGTAAGCATATTTTCCAACGGATCAATCTGCGTTAGGATTTGCCCCCGGCTATTATAAGTATAACTGGTTACCAATCCTAAATTATCCGTATTTTTTTCAACAAACCTACCGGTAGACTCATAGGTAGAGGTATTGGTCTGCGTTTGAGAATCAATGCTGTTGCTGATTACTTTCTGTCTGATATTACCAAAACCATCATAACTGTAAGTTTCCTGTAAATAGGCGGTATTGTCCCTGTTCCATGTTTTTAATGTTTTCAAGAGATTGTTTTCATAAATATATTCTTCTTTTGTAGATTTTGTATCTCCATAGGCTTGATTTACCGTAGTTTTGGATTTTGGACGTCCAATATAGTAGTTAGCACCTGTTCCTGCCGGATTATGAATATATTCAAAAACGGTCTTTATCGTTGAAAAATTATTATTTACACGAAGCTCTGTGGAGGCAGGTAAATAGTAATTATCATAGGTTACTGATTTTGTTAAAGTAATATTTTTTAAAAAATCTTTTTCAATGATCGTACCGATAAGACAGGCTTTGACCAGTCATTTACAGCAGGTGGGGACGAGATGGTAAGTAAACCGGTATCATGAGGTTGGTAGGCAGCAGTTATCCAGACGACATCCGAGCCTGCCTGCTGCCATTTGCTTATTATTAGTAATCTGTAGTCCGTCAGATGTTGTACTGGTATTCAATTGTAAACGACCAAATGTTTCCAGAGAAATACCTACATCAGAATACTGCTTGATACTTACCTTCCCCGCGGAATTAATATTTACTCTTTCACTATTGTTAGATTTCAATATCAAATCCTTAGCATCTGTAGTCCCTAAAAAATGTGTTGATGAATTAATTCCCGAATTTCCATTGATATTCCAGGACTGTGCCCATGAGAAAGCGGCTACGAGTAGAGCAGAGATTGTACTAATTTTTTTCATACTATTTGTTTTTTAATGGTTGAACCTTATTATTTTGATATCCTTTTCGAAGCATAATATCTAGACAAAATTGAATGAAACAGATCATATTTCAAAGGACAATTGGTCTGAAAATAAATTATTTAACAGATAATTCGTCTAAATTTTGTCACAATCAAATCTTTTTAAATAAATTAGTAAAAAAACACACCATAGATTATGAAAAATCATCAAAGCCTTTTTTTTGATTTGCTGCTACATAAGTCAGGAGGGAAAAAAAATCTCGTTAGCACCATGACTGACCAGCTGGCATTATCCGGGGATTCTTCGTACCGGAGAATAAGTGGAAAAATCCATATCACGCTTAATGAAGGAATCTCATTGGCGACCCATTATGGAATTTCTTTGGATAGCCTTACACACACCTATCCTGATAACAAGATCATCCATAAAGTTCAGGACATCTATACTACAGAAGATCTGGAAGACTATTTTGATTCTACTATTGAAAATCTGAAAAAATTAAAAGAAGACCCCAATGCTGAATTCATCTATGCCGCAAAAGATATCCCTCTCTTCTATTTGATGAAATTTGAGACTATAAGAAAATTCAAAATCTATACCTGGATGAATCTTATGGATACAGACTACTTTTTGCAAAAAATAAGTTTTGAGAAATTTGCAATTCCTGAAAAAATCAAACAAAAAGCCAGATCACTTTTCAGGTCTTATCGTGATATAAATGCTACAGAAATATGGAGTACGGCAACCCTGCATACCCTTTTGGGACAAATCGCCTACTTTCTTCAACTGGAAATGCTGAACACGGAAAGTGTTTTAAAGATTTGTGATGAAATCATCCTCATGCTGGATTTTATCCATGAAAAAACAACAAAAAAAATTAAAAACACTTCGAATTTTAAGCTTCAACTTTATCAAAATGATCTATTGATCATGAATAATATGGTATTTATCAAATTTTTAGATCATAAAATGCTGTTTGTACCTTATACAATTTTAAGTTACTATTATACCATTGACGAAAGTATATGTCATCCCTTTGAAAAAAGCATGAATTTACAGATCAAAAATTCGGAACTGCTTTCCGGTAATCAAAAAGCCAAAAAGGTATTCTTCAATGCCATGTATAAAAGTGTGGAGGCTCTCAGGAAACTGACTAAAAAATTAGATTAAAAAATGAAAAAGGGAAGACTTCCCTCTTCCCTCCTCTCAAACTGACTTCCCGATCAAATATGCAGCCGCTGTCATCATTTTTTTTATATAGGACAAATTACCCGCTCTCCTACAGAAAGGTGATTGACTTAATTCAATAAAGGGCAAAAATTTTTATAGGGTCCGTATTTCCTTAAAGCAAAGAAAGCAAGATCAGAAAGTCATATTCTTTATTATTCTGCTGATAACTTCAGGGGTAAGTCCTAAGTAGGAAGCAATCATATATTGAGGAACTCCCAAAACGGCATTACGCTGCTTTCACTGACTTCAATTAAAAAAAGAAAAACTCGCGAAATATCGCGAGTTCTTATCTTGTTATTGACTGATATTTTAATTCCCAACAATCGTCTTAGCCGTCACAAACTCTTTTAAAGCCAATAAAGAAAGCTCTGTTCCATAACCTGATGCCTTGCTTCCCCCGAAAGGAAAACGCGGATCTGAACTCGTCATTCTATTGATATTTACCGTTCCGGATTCAAGATTTTCGATAAAGAATTGCTGACGGTCTTTATTTGCCGTCCAAACAGAATTTGAAAGCCCAAAAGGAATATCATTCGCCATTGTCAATGCTTCCTCATCACTGTTAGCGATCATCACCATTCCCAGTGGTCCGAAAAGTTCTTCCTGCAAAATAGGATTTCCATCCTGCACGCGAATTAATCCCGGTTTAAATTCATTATCAGAAACTCTTTCCAACGGAATAATAATTTCTGCACCATTTTCTAATGCTTTGTTGAATTGTTTTTCCAGATCATCTGCCAGATCAGCTCTAGCCATCCCGGCAATTTTCGTTTCCTTGTTAAAAGGATCGCCAATCTCATATTTTTTAAATTCCTCTATCAATTTCGGTAAAAACTCACCTTCAACCTTACGGTCGATGATAAATCTTTTGGCCGCCGTACAGGTTTGACCACAATTTTGAAGTCTGGATTTAGCACCCGCCTTTGCCGCTTCATCTAAATTAGCATCATCAAAAATAATAAAGGCGTCACTTCCGCCTAACTCAAGCAATGATTTCTTGATATTCAAACCAGCTATCGAAGCTACTTCTCCACCGGCTTTTCCGCTTCCGGTAAGACTTACACCTTTTACCGCATCATGCTCAAGAATTTCTTTTACCGCCTGATGTCCTACTTCAAGATTCTGGAAAATACCTTCAGGAAAACCAGCCTCCAATAAAACCTTTTCAATAGCATTT
The sequence above is a segment of the Chryseobacterium sp. MYb264 genome. Coding sequences within it:
- a CDS encoding RHS repeat domain-containing protein — translated: MKTLKTWNRDNTAYLQETYSYDGFGNIRQKVISNSIDSQTQTNTSTYESTGRFVEKNTDNLGLVTSYTYNSRGQILTQIDPLENMLTNTFDAWGKLLRSKTNLEGTTTYQYERDNNSNIIVTQYDADGDISKKFTNKLGQEYKSSTKSLGEGKYVSKDIQYDALGRKLKESEPYFEGQIASQWNTIAYDDSVYPAKGTATSFNGKQMETSVSGLITTVKELNGYGRTTSKTTDALNNLISSTDKGGTVMFSYNAAGEQIKAEYAGNTIITRYDSWGRKSEFNDPSNGLYKYEYDPFGQAKKIISPKGIKEYTYNTLGQLTSHTEISTSDGGQATHKKISYSYDHKGRVTAKGGTSNGKAYSSNVVSDLQGRLISSSESSNGKYFIRKGITYDDKGRVISYEKQLYSSGTLTKVTVENLYSTWNGELYQVKDKITGKSLWQLQETNAKGQVLKAKLGAANINNTYNTNGFLTNVNHSSAVKPGILQISYSFDGLKNELKSRTTGGDFNITESFDYDDNNRLINWTNPVTGIKPSTNRNVYDHRGRILENDQVGTIKYENAARLYQPTGMTLNVAGTQNYNSDLIQSIVYNENNDPVFIDGEKGDVAFQYGLTGMRQRVTHGGNFSTDGEGTFTKIYSEDGSYEVVKDNTTGKEKHILYIGGTPYKSNIVYFKDFAESSGSYQFLHKDYIGSILAISNEAGNKVEQRHFDAWGNFTHLQIGNGAAVTDKATILSLSKTLIVDRGYTGHEHFMEVGIIHMNGRLYDPLLRRFLNADENIQDPTNTQNYNKYGYVMNNPLMFNDPSGEYFVAGFFLAYIAPVLWGAILGTAVAGGLYIIKSLISGNWSWNGFARSLLMGAITGGATAGLLGGMSASGFNGAVIVGSMNGGIAGGIDALFNGQNFFTGMYRGAVFGAATAGIVNGISWVVNRLSNSYQYSINEMLVSDDNTLQGGTKADFSIDTVKKIDNTRYRGQFVRGAYRIVDETSDLSQHLRNEGYIYNSNISRVVNGSGEQVWGVTEMVTNKGKLVWQRIYLPKGTFVSLEQLDLTMGHEIFHTILNNAGLFDEYTITAVNTKARAHEYFTSRWEEQYIKFRGWDNLKLSMQPFNTEAFYSKSLEKLMNKIIPIYNNYLKSTLK
- a CDS encoding aldehyde dehydrogenase family protein, which gives rise to MEQSIENKLIKADKAFSEWRKVPFEERQKRIAKAAGILKSNAEKYGTIITQEMNKPISESIAEVEKCALMMNYYADAENILKPEKIDSEFTYSEVHYVPKGVILGVMPWNFPFWQVLRFAVPAILAGNTIVLKHASICFGSGNAIEKVLLEAGFPEGIFQNLEVGHQAVKEILEHDAVKGVSLTGSGKAGGEVASIAGLNIKKSLLELGGSDAFIIFDDANLDEAAKAGAKSRLQNCGQTCTAAKRFIIDRKVEGEFLPKLIEEFKKYEIGDPFNKETKIAGMARADLADDLEKQFNKALENGAEIIIPLERVSDNEFKPGLIRVQDGNPILQEELFGPLGMVMIANSDEEALTMANDIPFGLSNSVWTANKDRQQFFIENLESGTVNINRMTSSDPRFPFGGSKASGYGTELSLLALKEFVTAKTIVGN